GAACGGTCATCCAGATAATACAAGGTGTAAAGTGTAGGAGCCAATGGTAAAACAATCAGAAGCGGAAAGAAAAATAAAGAACATGAATATAACAAAGCATACCGGTTTCTTTTAGCCGCCGAAGAAAGCTTAGGGACTTCAACTTCTTCTCCTGTTTTTACCCTTACTTTTTCAGCAGGACTCCCATTCCATACTTCACCAAATCCGATTTTTCCTCCTTCATTCAGACAGCTCAAGTCCTGAAGTTCTCCAAATTCTTCAATCACTGTATCTCCACATACAATGACAGAAGATCCAAGATAAGAATGAGCCTTAATATGTACTTTTCTTATTCTTAAAATACCATTTTCAACAGAAGCGTTATCGATACTGCAACCTGAACTTGTATTTACATTTTCATCAATGGTAACAAGGTCTTCAGCAGCAATAGGTAATAAGCTTAGCTGGGCGCTTGGATGCACTTTTACTCCCAGTAATCTTAAATATTTTGGATATAATGGTGTTTCTACGATAAATTCAGAAGGCATTAATCTTTTGATGGTTTTCCATAACCACCACCTGAAATAATACCAACCCCAAAGCGGATAATCTCCTTCCTTAATTTTTCCGATCACCAGCCATTTGGTTAAGACAATAATGAGGGAATATACTGGTGGAATTAAAGTGTACAGCAAAAATGCACTTAATAATGCATAGTGCAATCCATATCCGTTAAGCTGAAAATAATAATAGCTTAAATAAGGAAAAAATATCTGGATACTCAACAGGGCAAATACAACCAGAAGACTTATAGTCTGGGCAATATTACAGGCGATATACTGCAAAGTTGAAACCCTGTGAAAAGGTTCCTGATGGGATGCTTTTTGTGTTTGTTTATTTTTAAGGCATTCCGAATAGGCCGATAGTGGACGGTTTTCATAGATTTCCTTTAATGAGGCAGTCGGAATTCCTGCTTTCTGACGTAAATGTGATACTAAAGTAGCCGCAAGCAGAGAATGCCCTCCCAAATCGGTGAAAAAATCCTGATTCAGATTAATATCCTTTCCCGGAAATACCCATTTTAGGGTTTGCAATAGTCTTTCCTCTACAGATGCTTCAATATCAATGTTAATATCATCATTTTTTTGATGAACGGTAAAGCTTTCCGGAAGAGGAAGACGTTTTCTGTCAATTTTACCACTCGGCATCCTTGGCATTTCCTTCATCTGAACAATGGAAATAGGAACCATGTAGGGAGCTAAAAATTTAGCCAGTTCCTTTCTCATTTCATTCTCATCAAATGAAGCTTCATTACCCATAACAGCATATCCAACAAGTTGACCTTGTCCATTAGAATCTTCTTTTACTGCTACGGCAGCGGAGGAAACATCCTTAAGTTGGTTCAGATGGGTTTCTATCTCGCCAAGTTCAATTCTGTACCCTCGGAGTTTAATTTGGTCATCTATTCTTCCCTGGAAATCAATAAATCCATCTTCCCTTATGATAACAGCATCTCCCGTTTTATAGATCTTGTCTCCGGGAAGCTCCGGAAAAGGATTGGGCAGGAATTTTTGTTCAGTGAGTTCCGGAAGATTAAAATAACCATTGCTTACTCCTGGTCCTGAAATAATCATTTCACCACGTTCTCCTCTTGGAAGAATATTCATATTTTCATCAATAATAGCAATGTGATAATTGGGAAGCGGAGGGCCAATTGTAAGATCTTCCTGACTGTTCAGCCTTACCATATTAGATGAAACAGTGGTTTCTGTTGGGCCGTAGCTGTTAATAAATACTCTGTAGGGTTTGGCCCACTTCTCCTGAACCTGCTTAGTGCAGGCCTCACCACCGGTATTAATAAACCTGATGGCAGGGACCTCATCTATAATGGCCAGAATACTTGGCACCGCATGAAGTACCGTGATATTGTTTTCTGTTAAAACGTGGCTGAGTTCATCGATCGCTTTTACCGTTGTAGCATCGGCAATCCAAATGGTGGCTCCGGCAAAAAGGCTGATCCATACCTCTTCACACCACATGTCAAAAGAAACGGAAAACCCCTGATAAACAATGTCCGTATCTCTTATCTCTATAAAATCCTGCTCGGAACGTACCAGGTGGCATATGTTTCGGTGGGAAATGGGAATTCCTTTAGGGTTTCCAGTACTTCCGGAAGTAAATAATACATACGCCCAGCTATCCGGATTAGAACGGATTGCAGGAGGTGGAACGATCTCTTGCGGTTGAGAAGCAATTGACAATGGCCGACAGTGGATGTGTGCATCCGTATCTGAAAAATAAGTTTTAACATGAATATCAGTAAAAACTTTCTTGATTCTGTCTTCAGGCATTTCCCGGTCTAGAGGAATGTAAGAAGCACCTGCTTTTAAAATTCCAAGTATCGCTACTGGAAGTTCTAGGCTTCTTGGATACCAGACCCCTACACAGTCACCGGGTTGTACACCCTGGCTTTGCAATTGTAGAGCAATAGCATTACTCCAACTATCCAGTTCGGCATAAGATATTTTTTTATCTTTAAATATAAAGGCCGTTTTTCCTTCATATTTTTCAAAAGTGGGAACCAGTAATTCAGGCAGAGTTTCGTCTTTTATAAACTCTGGACTGATTTTTCCTAAAATCAGACTTTTCATCATTAAAAATATAATATATATGTGTTGGGAAAATTACATAAATGTAGTTTATTTCTACTCATATCCAATCTGCAAATTCGTTTTTTAGTTGTAATTTTGCAGCAATTAATGTTTTACTAACTGTAATTAAAACCTAAAATCTTCATGCTTACTATTTTATCGCAAAATTTTTCCCTTGTTAATGAATGGATTAATGAACTTCGAAACGTTCAAGTTCAGCATGACCGAATGAGATTCCGAAGAAATATGGAAAGAATCGGAGAAATTGCGGCATTTGAAATCAGTAAAGGATTAGAAGTAAGAGATGTTGAAATCCAAACTCCTTTAGATACCATTAAAACTAGGGAAATTGCAGTACAACCAGTGATTACAACCATTTTAAGAGCGGGTGTTCCATTATTCGAAGGGATTCTTAACTATCTTGACAGAGCAGATTGTGGTTTCGTAGCAGCTTATAGAAAGCACGATGCCAATGATTATTTCTCTATCAAGCAGGATTATCTGACTTGTCCAAGTATTGAGGGCAGACCTTTAATCGTAGCAGACCCTATGTTGGCAACTGGAGCTTCTCTGATTGAAGCCATCAAAGATCTATTGACTAACGGAAGTCCAACTCAACTTCATATCGTAGCAGCTATTGCTTCAAGGCAAGGTGTTGAAACGGTCCAAAATGCTTATCCTGAAGCTCATATTTGGGTAGGAGCTATTGATGAAGAATTGACATCCAAAGGCTATATTACACCAGGATTGGGCGATGCCGGAGATTTAAGCTACGGAGAAAAACTTCAAAGGTAATGTTAGGAAAGATTCCAGAAATCTTTTATTAAATTCAACAATAAATTGGGTCGTACTTTATCCATGGGATGCTTTGTCTCAGGAAGTACGGCCAATTTTGCATTGGGAAGTTCTCTGTAAACGGTTGTACTTTCGTCAATAGTGACCATATTGTCTTTATCTCCTACCATAATCTGAACCGGAATATTAATGGCAGAAAGATTATTTTTCAATGGTGGATTTTTACCCAGATCAATCATTAAATCAGCAATAGCAGGAAGTAAGTGTTTCCATTTTGAACCATGTTGCTTCTCTAAAGTCTGAGCATAGTGAGGGATTTTTTCAAGAATAGCATCCGGATTAAGCATTTTACTTTCTTTTAAAGCTTGCTCCTCAGTCCAATCGAATTTTGTCCCCAAAGTCATAATCGAATGTACATTTTCAGGATGTTTCATGGCGTAGCAAAGAGCAGTATAACCACCCATGCTGTGTCCCAGGATATGCACATCCGTTAGATTGTTTTCTGTACAATATTCTGCTAACTCCTGGGTATATTTCTCTATATTAATTCCATCTGAAGGAAGTTCACTATTTCCATGTCCTGAAAATAAAGGGGTATGAATCGTAAAATAGGATGAAAGGTCATCCAGATAAGGGTTGAATATTTCGGAGTGACCTAAAGCTCCATGCAATAAAACCAAATTCGGCATGATTATTTGTTTTCCGGAAAATTAAGCAAAAGATTCGGAACACGAAAACGAAGGAATCATACCAGAATTTAGCCTTAAAGGGTTGGTAGATGTACAATAGAAACCTATAAGCTTTAAACTTTGATTCTTCACTTTTCTATACATCCATTGCTATCACCAGGACACTCACCGTATTATCTCCGGCATTTAAAATCTCCCAGGCAATAGAGGAAATCGTAGTTCCTGTTGTAAAAACATCATCAATGAGCAGAATATGCTTTCCCGTTATAGATTGGGTAATCGAAAAGGTATTGATCGTTTCCAATCTAAGCTTCTTATTCTTTAGCGCTTGGGCTTTGGAATAGTAGTTTCTCTTGATGATTTGATGATTAAACGGGATTTCATAATATTTTGAAAGGGTTTCTGTATACAAATGAAGCTGATTATAACCTCTTTCTCTCTGTTTTTTAGGGTGAAGAGGAACGCTGACCAGAAGATCCGGTTTTTGATCTTTAAAATCCAATCGCTCGGTAGTCCATTCTGCAATAATTTTTCCTGTAATTTCTCTGTTTCTGTATTTTAATTCATGAATAATTTTTCGGCTTAAGCTATCTTCCTCAAACTGAATAAGGGCATAAGTGTTTTCAACAGGAAAAAGAAGTTTGCATTTTTCCTTTAC
This Chryseobacterium sp. G0162 DNA region includes the following protein-coding sequences:
- a CDS encoding ComF family protein encodes the protein MILDLLFPNRCLHCNRIIESDLLICDLCFGQVHFTHYNYFENNPVKEKCKLLFPVENTYALIQFEEDSLSRKIIHELKYRNREITGKIIAEWTTERLDFKDQKPDLLVSVPLHPKKQRERGYNQLHLYTETLSKYYEIPFNHQIIKRNYYSKAQALKNKKLRLETINTFSITQSITGKHILLIDDVFTTGTTISSIAWEILNAGDNTVSVLVIAMDV
- a CDS encoding Pls/PosA family non-ribosomal peptide synthetase: MMKSLILGKISPEFIKDETLPELLVPTFEKYEGKTAFIFKDKKISYAELDSWSNAIALQLQSQGVQPGDCVGVWYPRSLELPVAILGILKAGASYIPLDREMPEDRIKKVFTDIHVKTYFSDTDAHIHCRPLSIASQPQEIVPPPAIRSNPDSWAYVLFTSGSTGNPKGIPISHRNICHLVRSEQDFIEIRDTDIVYQGFSVSFDMWCEEVWISLFAGATIWIADATTVKAIDELSHVLTENNITVLHAVPSILAIIDEVPAIRFINTGGEACTKQVQEKWAKPYRVFINSYGPTETTVSSNMVRLNSQEDLTIGPPLPNYHIAIIDENMNILPRGERGEMIISGPGVSNGYFNLPELTEQKFLPNPFPELPGDKIYKTGDAVIIREDGFIDFQGRIDDQIKLRGYRIELGEIETHLNQLKDVSSAAVAVKEDSNGQGQLVGYAVMGNEASFDENEMRKELAKFLAPYMVPISIVQMKEMPRMPSGKIDRKRLPLPESFTVHQKNDDINIDIEASVEERLLQTLKWVFPGKDINLNQDFFTDLGGHSLLAATLVSHLRQKAGIPTASLKEIYENRPLSAYSECLKNKQTQKASHQEPFHRVSTLQYIACNIAQTISLLVVFALLSIQIFFPYLSYYYFQLNGYGLHYALLSAFLLYTLIPPVYSLIIVLTKWLVIGKIKEGDYPLWGWYYFRWWLWKTIKRLMPSEFIVETPLYPKYLRLLGVKVHPSAQLSLLPIAAEDLVTIDENVNTSSGCSIDNASVENGILRIRKVHIKAHSYLGSSVIVCGDTVIEEFGELQDLSCLNEGGKIGFGEVWNGSPAEKVRVKTGEEVEVPKLSSAAKRNRYALLYSCSLFFFPLLIVLPLAPTLYTLYYLDDRSSDYSFYYLWQAPILSTVYILLFIAVVSILTRILQYKMKPGIYPVYSFTYYRKWIKDQIFNLSLIIVHPLFASIYISKFYRMMGAKVGKNAEISTASDVSHHLLEIGEGSFIADAVILGEHDVRNEKLILSKTTIGSNSFVGNSGLIPQGYELGDNMLIGVLSKAPSEEQLQNSSERDWFGSPPIGLPSRQKSDGFQDNLTYNPSFGLKLARAIVEGIRIILPQTVVIICSVLFIAYTSTYLEGKIFYLLLFAPFYYLGIVALPSFFFTVLLKWIFVGKYKKTEMPMYSLKVWLSEGITTIYEALPVQFFLDFLRGTWWLPFFMRFLGVKIGKRVWLNTTDITEFDMVSIGDESMLNEDCGPQTHLFEDRIMKVGGVKIGSQTTINSRTIILYDTEIGNNVNIDALSLVMKGEVLSDNTSWYGSPLRGK
- the upp gene encoding uracil phosphoribosyltransferase yields the protein MLTILSQNFSLVNEWINELRNVQVQHDRMRFRRNMERIGEIAAFEISKGLEVRDVEIQTPLDTIKTREIAVQPVITTILRAGVPLFEGILNYLDRADCGFVAAYRKHDANDYFSIKQDYLTCPSIEGRPLIVADPMLATGASLIEAIKDLLTNGSPTQLHIVAAIASRQGVETVQNAYPEAHIWVGAIDEELTSKGYITPGLGDAGDLSYGEKLQR
- a CDS encoding alpha/beta fold hydrolase, which translates into the protein MPNLVLLHGALGHSEIFNPYLDDLSSYFTIHTPLFSGHGNSELPSDGINIEKYTQELAEYCTENNLTDVHILGHSMGGYTALCYAMKHPENVHSIMTLGTKFDWTEEQALKESKMLNPDAILEKIPHYAQTLEKQHGSKWKHLLPAIADLMIDLGKNPPLKNNLSAINIPVQIMVGDKDNMVTIDESTTVYRELPNAKLAVLPETKHPMDKVRPNLLLNLIKDFWNLS